From a region of the Neodiprion fabricii isolate iyNeoFabr1 chromosome 7, iyNeoFabr1.1, whole genome shotgun sequence genome:
- the LOC124186538 gene encoding solute carrier family 35 member F2-like isoform X1: MHHGKGVSGGGRLSRQNPNMQPPQNGICDKIENYISELGKWSVWKTIILGQFLSVVLCFMTIFNHHINTEYHLALPTGQNLPHYAMMCIVYTTWMSCRGVGNGLISVTRARGWRYLLLALIDVEAKTLVTASHQFTSLASIQLLLLDCVAIPVALALSCLVLGVRYRMVHIIGVSVCLMAIGSLVWADIEDDKDSTAMTGKNQLVGDMLCLGGAILFSVITVLQELAVKTVDIIEYLGMIGFFGTIISCMQVGVLERLQLESFCWDNAPVITFLILYCITQFVFYSLVPVILFESGATALQLALLTADFFNILFGMLTNQYKFHTLYFVSYTLTMSGIYIYAIQRTPISSSSRRQQVEQPAPDYRHMSHPDVGEVEMATSSGMSAVSGTLDLRASTLSSEREAIIDATSLPLSVSSDTAFTSFYGSQVNLKTVTTNGGGAAC, translated from the exons ATGCACCACGGCAAGGGAGTGTCAGGAGGCGGTCGCCTCAGCCGTCAAAATCCGAACATGCAGCCACCGCAAAATGGGATTTGCGATAAAATCGAGAATTACATATCCGAGCTCGGAAAGTG GTCCGTATGGAAGACCATAATATTGGGTCAATTTCTGTCCGTCGTACTGTGCTTCATGACGATTTTCAACCACCACATAAACACCGAATACCACCTCGCCTTGCCAAcag GTCAGAATCTCCCCCATTACGCCATGATGTGCATCGTCTACACGACGTGGATGTCCTGCAGGGGGGTTGGCAACGGATTAATATCCGTGACCAGGGCAAGAGGATGGCGTTATCTTTTACTCGCGCTGATCGACGTCGAGGCGAAAACCTTGGTCACGGCCTCTCATCAGTTCACAAGCCTCGCCAGTATACAA CTCTTATTGTTGGACTGCGTGGCAATTCCAGTTGCTTTAGCGCTATCCTGCCTGGTTCTGGGAGTCAGATACAGGATGGTGCACATTATCGGAGTTTCGGTCTGCCTAATGGCCATCGGAAGCCTGGTGTGGGCGGACATCGAGGACGACAAGGACTCAACAGCTATGACTG GCAAAAATCAACTCGTCGGTGACATGCTCTGTCTGGGTGGCGCGATCTTGTTCTCCGTGATAACAGTCCTCCAGGAACTGGCCGTAAAGACCGTTGACATAATAGAGTACCTGGGAATGATAGGATTTTTCGGCACGATCATCAGCTGCATGCAAGT GGGCGTTCTCGAGCGGCTACAACTGGAATCATTCTGCTGGGACAACGCTCCTGTAATAACGTTCCTCATCCTCTACTGCATCACTCAGTTCGTGTTTTACTCTCTTGTACCTGTGATCCTTTTCGAATCAGGAGCAACTGCGCTTCAGCTCGCACTCCTGACTGCGGATTTCTTCAATATTCTATTCGGGATGTTGACGAACCAGTACAag TTTCACACGCTCTACTTCGTTTCTTACACCTTGACGATGAGCGGCATATATATTTACGCGATTCAACGGACACCGATTTCGTCAAGTTCAAGAAGACAGCAAGTCGAGCAGCCGGCCCCGGACTACAG ACACATGTCACATCCCGACGTTGGTGAAGTTGAAATGGCAACGAGTTCAGGAATGTCGGCTGTCAGCGGTACCCTCGATTTACGCGCCTCGACGCTGAGCAGCGAACGAGAAGCCATCATCGACGCCACGAGTCTTCCTTTGAGCGTCAGCTCGGACACGGCCTTTACTTCGTTTTATGGCAGTCAGGTGAATCTAAAG aCGGTAACGACGAACGGTGGTGGTGCGGCATGCTAA
- the LOC124186538 gene encoding solute carrier family 35 member F2-like isoform X2, protein MTIFNHHINTEYHLALPTGQNLPHYAMMCIVYTTWMSCRGVGNGLISVTRARGWRYLLLALIDVEAKTLVTASHQFTSLASIQLLLLDCVAIPVALALSCLVLGVRYRMVHIIGVSVCLMAIGSLVWADIEDDKDSTAMTGKNQLVGDMLCLGGAILFSVITVLQELAVKTVDIIEYLGMIGFFGTIISCMQVGVLERLQLESFCWDNAPVITFLILYCITQFVFYSLVPVILFESGATALQLALLTADFFNILFGMLTNQYKFHTLYFVSYTLTMSGIYIYAIQRTPISSSSRRQQVEQPAPDYSDIILRHMSHPDVGEVEMATSSGMSAVSGTLDLRASTLSSEREAIIDATSLPLSVSSDTAFTSFYGSQVNLKTVTTNGGGAAC, encoded by the exons ATGACGATTTTCAACCACCACATAAACACCGAATACCACCTCGCCTTGCCAAcag GTCAGAATCTCCCCCATTACGCCATGATGTGCATCGTCTACACGACGTGGATGTCCTGCAGGGGGGTTGGCAACGGATTAATATCCGTGACCAGGGCAAGAGGATGGCGTTATCTTTTACTCGCGCTGATCGACGTCGAGGCGAAAACCTTGGTCACGGCCTCTCATCAGTTCACAAGCCTCGCCAGTATACAA CTCTTATTGTTGGACTGCGTGGCAATTCCAGTTGCTTTAGCGCTATCCTGCCTGGTTCTGGGAGTCAGATACAGGATGGTGCACATTATCGGAGTTTCGGTCTGCCTAATGGCCATCGGAAGCCTGGTGTGGGCGGACATCGAGGACGACAAGGACTCAACAGCTATGACTG GCAAAAATCAACTCGTCGGTGACATGCTCTGTCTGGGTGGCGCGATCTTGTTCTCCGTGATAACAGTCCTCCAGGAACTGGCCGTAAAGACCGTTGACATAATAGAGTACCTGGGAATGATAGGATTTTTCGGCACGATCATCAGCTGCATGCAAGT GGGCGTTCTCGAGCGGCTACAACTGGAATCATTCTGCTGGGACAACGCTCCTGTAATAACGTTCCTCATCCTCTACTGCATCACTCAGTTCGTGTTTTACTCTCTTGTACCTGTGATCCTTTTCGAATCAGGAGCAACTGCGCTTCAGCTCGCACTCCTGACTGCGGATTTCTTCAATATTCTATTCGGGATGTTGACGAACCAGTACAag TTTCACACGCTCTACTTCGTTTCTTACACCTTGACGATGAGCGGCATATATATTTACGCGATTCAACGGACACCGATTTCGTCAAGTTCAAGAAGACAGCAAGTCGAGCAGCCGGCCCCGGACTACAG CGACATTATTTTAAGACACATGTCACATCCCGACGTTGGTGAAGTTGAAATGGCAACGAGTTCAGGAATGTCGGCTGTCAGCGGTACCCTCGATTTACGCGCCTCGACGCTGAGCAGCGAACGAGAAGCCATCATCGACGCCACGAGTCTTCCTTTGAGCGTCAGCTCGGACACGGCCTTTACTTCGTTTTATGGCAGTCAGGTGAATCTAAAG aCGGTAACGACGAACGGTGGTGGTGCGGCATGCTAA
- the LOC124185931 gene encoding RNA polymerase-associated protein CTR9 homolog, with product MASIEIPLRDTDEVIELYLDQLPDGDEVLGILRQEHAQLSIWVNLALEYYKLQKIEDFIKILESSRIDANIDYRDYEKDQMRALDMLAAYYVQEANREKNKDKKRDLFTKATLLYTTADKIIMYDQNHLLGRAYFCLLEGDKMEQADAQFNFVLNQSPNNIPSLLGKACIAFNKKDYRGALAFYKKALRTNPNCPAAVRLGMGHCFMKLGNQDKAKMAFERALQLDAQCVGALVGLSVLKLNQQQPDSIRTGVQMLSKAYTIDSTNPMVLNHLANHFFFKKDYNKVQHLALHAFHNTENEAMRAESCYQLARAFHVQGDYDQAFQYYYQATQFAPPVFVLPHFGLGQMYVYRGDAENAAQCFEKVLKAQSGNYETMKILGSLYANSSSQSKRDIAKSHLRKVTEQFPDDVEAWIELAQILEQSDLTAALNAYATATRILKDKVQADIPPEILNNVGALHYRLGNLEEARNNLEESLARSKTDAEQDPVYYNSIAVTTTYNLARLNEALCVFDRAEKLYKDILKEHPNYVDCYLRLGCMARDKGQIYEASDWFKDALRINNEHPDAWSLLGNLHLAKMEWGPGQKKFERILKSPTTSTDAYSLIALGNIWLQTLHQSGKDKDREKRHQDRALAMFKQVLRNDPRNIWAANGIGAVLAHKGCVNEARDIFAQVREATAEFCDVWLNIAHIYVEQKQFVSAIQMYENCLRKFYKYHHVEVLQYLGRAYFKAGKLREAKMTLLKARRVAPQDTLLLYNIALVLQRLATQILKDEKSTLVIVLQAVHELGLSHKYFQFLGMQGEKMDQLAEIEARKCQDLLSQAQYHVARARRLDEEEKILRKKQEEERQAFRIRQTEEQKKVEDMRRQKSEAMLQKRQEYVEKTKNVLLFGDMPSEKPTKKGRKVRSEQYLSDSGSDRNERTEDSAPREKKRKRKSSGERKERKSSGKGRRKRHANSGESGGSGSDRPKTKRGRKAGGSNKGKGFRKSGTADLSSKQKMRIVSKETISTSESESDNERPNMASGNESGEENAGRGRRRIASESEGSRASRSRSRSRSKSSSRSKSGSRSRSRSGSRSRSGSRSRSTSRKSASRSRNQSRSRSRSNSGSRKSGSRSRSRSRGSSGSRKSHSRSRSRSGSGSRSRSRSKSGSRSRSRSKSGSRSRSRSRSRSRSRSRSGQSKSKSRSRSRSGSRSRSRSKSGSRSRSASGSARSASPVSRKSISGSEDGSRHSSPQRGGQSGSE from the exons ATGGCGAGCATCGAGATACCTCTTCGTGATACGGACGag GTAATCGAATTGTACCTGGATCAATTACCCGACGGCGATGAGGTTCTCGGTATTTTGCGGCAGGAACATGCCCAGCTCAGCATCTGGGTCAACCTGGCG CTCGAGTATTACAAACTACAGAAGATCGAGGATTTTATTAAGATTCTGGAGTCGTCGAGGATCGACGCAAACATTGACTACAGGGATTATGAAAAAGACCAGATGCGAGCACTGGACATGCTGGCCGCGTACTACGTCCAGGAGGCGAATCGCGAGAAGAACAAAGACAAGAAGAGAGATCTCTTCACCAAGGCAACGTTGCTCTACACTACGGCGGACAAAATTATCATGTACGACCAG AATCATCTCCTCGGTCGAGCCTATTTCTGCCTCCTCGAAGGGGACAAAATGGAACAGGCAGATGCACAGTTTAACTTCGTTCTGAACCAATCGCCTAACAACATTCCGTCGCTCTTGGGGAAGGCGTGTATAGCTTTTAACAAGAAAGACTATCGCGGAGCTTTGGCATTTTACAAAAAGGCACTCAGGACGAATCCCAATTGCCCGGCGGCGGTCAGACTCGGAATGGGACATTGTTTTATGAAACTGGGTAACCAGGACAAAGCCAAAATGGCGTTTGAGAGAGCTTTGCAGTTGGACGCGCAATGCGTCGGAGCTCTGGTCGGCCTGTCTGTACTTAAATTGAATCAGCAGCAGCCGGACAGCATCAGAACGGGTGTTCAAATGTTGTCCAAGGCCTATACGATAGACTCGACGAATCCGATGGTTCTGAACCATTTGGCCAATCATTTCTTCTTCAAGAAAGATTACAACAAAGTGCAACATTTGGCTCTGCACGCTTTTCATAATACCGAAAACGAGGCTATGCGTGCTGAGAGCTGCTATCAACTCGCCAGAGCCTTTCACGTCCAG GGAGATTACGACCAAGCCTTTCAATACTATTATCAGGCGACTCAATTCGCTCCCCCGGTTTTCGTCCTGCCTCATTTTGGCCTTGGTCAAATGTACGTCTATCGTGGAGATGCCGAGAAT GCAGCGCaatgttttgaaaaagttcTGAAAGCCCAGTCCGGCAATTacgaaacaatgaaaattcttgGCTCTTTGTACGCCAACTCAAGCTCCCAGTCGAAAAGGGACATAGCCAAAAGTCATCTGAGAAAAGTAACGGAGCAATTTCCTGACGATGTCGAAGCGTGGATCGAATTGGCTCAGATTTTGGAGCAAAGCGATCTAACGGCTGCATTGAATGCTTATGCTACAGCCACCAGAATTCTTAAAGACAAAGTTCAGGCTGATATTCCACCTGAAATCCTTAATAACGTCGGTGCTCTTCATTACAG ACTTGGAAATTTGGAAGAGGCAAGAAACAACCTGGAGGAGTCTTTGGCCAGGTCGAAAACTGACGCTGAACAAGATCCTGTTTATTACAATTCCATTGCAGTCACTACGACGTATAATTTGGCTCGCCTAAACGAAGCATTGTGCGTATTTGACCGGGCAGAAAAACTGTACAAAGACATTTTAAAAGAACATCCGAATTATGTGGACTGCTACTTGCGGTTAGGCTGCATGGCCAGAGATAAGGGTCAAATTTACGAAGCTTCGGATTGGTTCAAAGATGCCTTGAGGATAAATAACGAGCATCCGGACGCCTGGTCACTCTTGGGAAACTTACATTTGGCTAAAATGGAGTGGGGACcgggacaaaaaaaatttgaacggaTCCTGAAAAGTCCAACGACCAGCACAGATGCCTACTCGCTTATTGCCTTGGGTAATATTTGGCTGCAGACTCTTCATCAAAGTGGGAAAGACAAGGACAGAGAAAAACGGCACCAGGACAGAGCCTTGGCCATGTTCAAGCAA GTATTAAGAAATGATCCAAGAAATATTTGGGCCGCAAACGGTATAGGAGCTGTACTTGCTCACAAAGGTTGCGTCAACGAGGCCAGAGATATATTTGCCCAAGTCAGAGAAGCAACAGCTGAATTTTGCGATGTCTGGTTGAACATTGCTCACATTTACGTGGAGCAAAAACAATTCGTCAGTGCTATTCAGATG tatgAAAACTGCTTGCGTAAATTCTACAAGTATCATCACGTAGAGGTTCTTCAATACTTGGGCAGAGCTTATTTCAAAGCTGGAAAACTGAGGGAAGCTAAAATGACTTTGTTAAAG GCTCGCAGAGTAGCTCCCCAAGACACATTACTGTTGTACAATATTGCTCTGGTCCTACAAAGATTGGCGACGCAAATtttgaaggatgaaaaatcgaCGTTGGTTATTGTATTGCAAGCTGTACATGAATTAGGATTATCccacaaatattttcaattcctgGGTATGCAGGGTGAAAAAATGGATCAACTTGCTGAAATTGAGGCAAGAAAATGTCAGGATTTGCTGTCGCAAGCGCAATACCACGTTGCTCGAGCACGAAGGCTGGATGAGGAGGAAAAAATCCTCCGAAAAAAGCAGGAGGAAGAAAG acaAGCCTTCAGAATACGCCAGACGgaagaacagaaaaaagtGGAAGATATGCGTCGCCAGAAATCAGAAGCCATGTTACAAAAACGACAAGAATATGtggagaaaacgaaaaatgttttactatTTGGCGACATGCCATCAGAAAAGCCTACAAAGAAGGGTAGGAAAGTAAGGTCTGAACAATATCTAAGCGATAGTGGCTCAGATAGAAATGAACGTACCGAAGATTCAGCTcccagagaaaaaaaacgcaagAGAAAGAGCAGCGGTGAGAGAAAGGAACGGAAATCGTCAGGAAAGGGAAGAAGGAAAAGGCATGCTAACAGCGGAGAAAGTGGAG GTTCGGGAAGTGATCGACCGAAAACTAAGCGTGGCAGAAAAGCGGGAGGAAGTAACAAAGGTAAAGGATTTCGCAAGAGCGGCACCGCTGATTTAtcaagtaaacaaaaaatgcGAATTGTTTCTAAAGAAACTATTTCGACAAGTGAATCTGAGAGCGATAATGAAAGGCCTAACATGGCGAGCGG AAACGAAAGCGGGGAAGAAAACGCAGGGCGAGGAAGGCGTAGAATCGCATCGGAATCCGAAGGTTCTCGTGCCTCACGTTCCAGATCTCGTTCTAGGTCAAAGTCTAGCAGCCGTTCAAAGAGTGGATCCCGATCGCGTTCAAGAAGCGGTTCACGATCCAGGAGTGGATCTAGGTCCAGATCTACATCTCGCAAAAGTGCCTCGAGGTCGCGAAATCAATCACGGTCACGCTCCAGATCTAACAGCGGATCAAGAAAAAGTGGTTCGAGATCGCGATCCAGATCTAGAGGAAGCAGTGGCTCGAGGAAAAGTCACTCTAGGTCCAGATCCAGATCCGGATCCGGCTCACGATCGAGATCAAGATCAAAATCTGGTTCAAGATCACGATCCAGATCGAAATCAGGATCAAGGTCAAGATCACGATCAAGGTCACGATCACGATCAAGATCACGCTCAGGCCAAAGCAAGTCCAAGAGTAGGAGTAGGTCACGGTCCGGATCAAGATCGAGATCGAGATCAAAAAGTGGCTCCAGGAGTAGAAGTGCGAGCGGATCAGCAAG ATCCGCAAGTCCTGTGTCTCGGAAATCGATATCTGGCAGCGAAGATGGTTCTCGCCATTCGAGTCCGCAAAGAGGTGGACAGAGCGGTAGTGAGTAA